The Croceicoccus marinus genome contains a region encoding:
- a CDS encoding TonB-dependent receptor domain-containing protein, with amino-acid sequence MEYWGRQQPKPWGHLIGTAIMKLTHIRKPALRAGTALGVVALIGTTPAFAQVEPQAQTEAEVEAAQSEAIIVTGSRITNPNLEQSSPVNVVGENEISLRQATNAEELLGQLPGVAPGIGNNVNNGSGGFATFNLRNLGSNRNLILLDGTRLVPSSTASQTDLNIIPIALIERVDILTGGASSVYGADAISGAVNFVTKRDFEGANVTTSIGLNEDGDGKRFRTDVTLGANLDDGRGNAVLNVGYQTIDPVLQGDRDVSRQTLFVGGQELGSGTAVPTRLNGDQYDPETGSLVPYYSSFNFAPFNYFQTPMERFNVYGQANYEVADSIELYAKGMFTKSTVSLALAPSGMFGDTWQLPLNNAFLTPAIQAQLCADNEIADCAGAIASGTEVATTINRRFVEMGPRETDYVTNQFQIWAGARGALTELLDWDLYGTYGESDRTETNVNWGLKSRVQQALRTTDAETCLDDSNGCYPINLFGDGQSIDPQSIAFFNAPAIGTTKTTLSVVSGNISGDLTPEGFLFAQTPIGVAVGSEYRRYRAAQQSDAASATQDEVLGTGAPAPSFSGEYDVWEVFGEAIVPLVEDVPFIYNLSAEVGARYSEYSNAGSTFTWKAGGNWEVAPGYKIRGIYQRSERAPNIGELFDPVTTGLSNLAFDPCQGANPVGNATLTNICISQGAPAGQIGQIPEPNAGQINATSGGNPDLETEKADSWTLGAVLTPLSVPGLSLTVDYYNIKVTDAITTPTPGDILDPCYEDFNEDACALIVRNPLNGSLNGGGDTPGLLLNLTNQGTIKTSGVDARLTYALPTGFGGVNFDVTGNWTKEYYFKASPTSDALICSGEYGVDCDPPQPEFSFNTRVGLDFGTAGEFSVLWTWMDALKYEELNDEGFVLEDSGILPEYTEIGARSYFDATYRNQITDNLRMTFSVFNLLDKKAPIVSSYIGSTAYNSGNTYPSNYDVLGRRFMLTADLSF; translated from the coding sequence TTGGAATACTGGGGCCGACAGCAGCCGAAGCCCTGGGGCCATCTTATAGGGACTGCAATTATGAAACTCACTCACATCCGGAAGCCGGCGCTTCGCGCTGGCACGGCACTCGGGGTCGTGGCGCTTATCGGCACCACCCCCGCGTTTGCTCAGGTCGAGCCGCAGGCGCAGACCGAAGCCGAAGTGGAAGCCGCACAGTCAGAAGCCATCATCGTCACCGGCTCGCGCATCACCAACCCGAATCTCGAACAGTCGAGCCCGGTGAACGTGGTTGGCGAAAACGAGATCTCGCTTCGCCAGGCGACCAATGCCGAAGAACTGTTGGGCCAGCTTCCGGGCGTGGCACCGGGCATCGGCAACAACGTCAACAATGGCAGCGGCGGTTTCGCTACCTTCAACCTGCGCAACCTCGGTTCGAACCGCAACCTGATCCTGCTCGACGGCACTCGCCTCGTGCCTTCCAGCACTGCGTCGCAGACCGACCTCAACATCATTCCGATCGCGCTGATCGAACGCGTCGACATCCTGACCGGCGGTGCATCCTCGGTGTATGGCGCCGACGCGATCTCGGGTGCCGTGAACTTCGTCACCAAGCGTGATTTCGAAGGCGCGAACGTCACCACCTCGATTGGCCTGAACGAAGACGGCGACGGCAAGCGTTTCCGCACCGACGTCACGTTGGGTGCCAATCTCGACGACGGCCGCGGCAATGCCGTGCTGAACGTCGGTTACCAGACGATCGACCCGGTGCTTCAGGGCGACCGCGATGTTTCCAGGCAGACGCTGTTCGTCGGCGGCCAGGAGCTCGGTTCGGGCACGGCAGTTCCGACTCGCCTCAACGGCGATCAGTATGATCCGGAAACCGGCTCGCTGGTTCCGTATTACAGCAGCTTTAACTTCGCACCCTTCAACTACTTCCAAACCCCGATGGAACGTTTCAACGTTTACGGTCAGGCAAACTACGAAGTTGCCGACTCGATCGAGCTTTATGCGAAGGGCATGTTCACGAAGTCGACCGTTTCGCTGGCCCTTGCCCCGTCGGGCATGTTCGGCGACACGTGGCAGCTTCCGCTGAACAACGCGTTCCTCACGCCGGCAATCCAGGCACAGCTCTGCGCCGACAACGAAATCGCGGATTGCGCCGGCGCCATCGCAAGCGGCACCGAAGTAGCGACCACGATCAATCGTCGCTTCGTCGAAATGGGTCCCCGCGAAACCGATTATGTCACCAATCAGTTCCAGATCTGGGCCGGTGCGCGCGGCGCCCTGACCGAACTTCTGGACTGGGACCTCTACGGTACCTACGGCGAATCGGATCGTACCGAAACCAACGTCAACTGGGGCCTCAAGTCGCGTGTGCAGCAGGCTCTCCGCACGACTGATGCCGAAACCTGCCTTGACGATTCGAACGGCTGCTATCCGATCAACCTGTTCGGTGACGGGCAGTCGATCGATCCGCAGTCGATCGCTTTCTTCAATGCTCCTGCGATCGGAACGACCAAGACGACCCTTTCGGTCGTCAGCGGGAACATCAGCGGCGACCTGACTCCGGAAGGGTTCCTCTTCGCCCAGACCCCGATCGGTGTCGCTGTCGGTTCGGAATATCGCCGTTACCGCGCTGCACAGCAGTCCGACGCCGCAAGCGCGACGCAGGACGAAGTGCTTGGCACCGGTGCGCCCGCTCCCTCGTTCTCGGGTGAGTATGACGTCTGGGAAGTCTTTGGCGAAGCAATCGTCCCGCTGGTCGAAGACGTGCCGTTCATCTACAACCTGTCGGCCGAAGTCGGCGCTCGCTATTCGGAATATTCGAATGCAGGCAGCACCTTCACCTGGAAGGCCGGCGGTAACTGGGAAGTCGCACCGGGTTACAAGATCCGCGGCATCTACCAGCGTTCGGAACGTGCACCCAACATCGGCGAACTGTTCGATCCGGTCACCACGGGCCTGTCGAACCTGGCGTTCGATCCTTGCCAGGGCGCCAATCCGGTTGGCAATGCCACGCTGACGAATATCTGTATCTCGCAGGGTGCTCCGGCTGGTCAAATCGGCCAGATCCCCGAGCCGAATGCTGGGCAGATCAACGCCACGAGCGGCGGCAATCCCGATCTGGAAACCGAAAAGGCTGACTCCTGGACGCTTGGTGCGGTCCTGACTCCGCTGTCGGTTCCCGGCCTGTCGCTGACCGTCGATTACTACAACATCAAGGTAACCGACGCGATCACCACCCCGACACCGGGCGACATCCTCGATCCGTGCTATGAGGATTTCAACGAGGATGCCTGCGCGCTGATCGTCCGTAATCCGCTCAATGGCTCGCTCAACGGTGGTGGCGACACTCCGGGTCTGCTGCTGAACCTTACCAACCAGGGCACCATCAAGACCTCGGGTGTCGATGCTCGTCTTACCTACGCGCTTCCCACCGGCTTCGGCGGTGTGAATTTCGACGTCACCGGCAACTGGACCAAGGAGTATTACTTCAAGGCCTCGCCGACGTCGGATGCGCTGATCTGTTCGGGTGAATACGGCGTTGATTGCGATCCCCCGCAGCCGGAATTCAGCTTCAACACGCGCGTCGGGCTCGATTTCGGCACCGCCGGTGAATTCTCGGTGCTGTGGACCTGGATGGACGCACTCAAGTATGAAGAGCTGAACGACGAAGGCTTCGTGCTTGAAGATTCGGGCATCCTGCCCGAGTACACGGAGATCGGTGCGCGCAGCTATTTCGATGCGACCTACCGCAACCAGATCACCGACAACCTGCGGATGACGTTCTCGGTCTTCAACCTGCTGGACAAGAAGGCTCCGATCGTATCGTCCTACATCGGTTCGACGGCCTACAACTCGGGTAACACCTATCCGAGCAACTATGACGTACTTGGCCGCCGCTTCATGCTGACGGCTGACCTCAGCTTCTGA
- a CDS encoding MarR family winged helix-turn-helix transcriptional regulator, with translation MTAERSRLAEFLPYRLSITSNAVSQRIAVEYRSQFDLKQTEWRVMAVLGDVGPLTQRQLVGATFMDKVAVNRACKALVDGELVKRDRNTFDGRSHLLELTEKGTALHARVMPLALRMEAEIMSCLSAKERRDFSKTLDKLFAKVRDIDLDACADDE, from the coding sequence ATGACGGCTGAGAGATCGCGCCTTGCAGAATTCCTTCCCTATCGTCTTTCCATTACCTCGAACGCGGTTAGCCAGCGTATTGCGGTGGAGTATCGATCGCAATTCGATCTGAAGCAGACGGAATGGCGCGTGATGGCGGTTCTGGGTGATGTCGGGCCGCTGACGCAGCGCCAGCTGGTCGGTGCCACCTTCATGGACAAGGTTGCCGTGAACCGCGCATGCAAGGCGCTGGTCGACGGCGAACTGGTGAAGCGGGATCGCAATACCTTCGACGGCCGTTCTCATCTGCTCGAATTGACAGAGAAGGGCACGGCTCTTCACGCGCGTGTAATGCCCCTCGCCCTGCGCATGGAGGCCGAGATCATGAGCTGTCTTTCAGCCAAGGAGCGCAGGGATTTCAGCAAGACGCTCGACAAGCTCTTCGCCAAGGTCCGGGATATTGATTTGGATGCATGTGCCGATGACGAGTGA
- a CDS encoding type II secretion system F family protein: MQTTGPTLLGVDVILVGSILAGIAALATMMAIYAALTVRDPMAKRVKSLNARREELKLGLMTEAQVKRRTLRRKTDMTDKVRDYLARFSMLQDSQIKEIEQKLMQAGIRRKELAYVVVAARLVLPIVFGLFAAIMVYWTDTYPDWGPMKRLAAFAASLAAGYYGPGIYLKNIVNKRTDAIRKGLPDALDLLVICAEAGLTVDSAFNRVARELGRAYPELADEFALTSIEMSFLTERRMAFENLAYRVNLEAMKGVTTTMVQTERYGTPLASALRVLSAEFRNERMMRAEEKAARLPAIMTVPLILFILPVLFIVILGPAACSISDAML, encoded by the coding sequence ATGCAGACAACCGGCCCCACCCTTCTCGGCGTTGATGTCATCCTCGTCGGATCGATCCTGGCAGGGATCGCGGCGCTCGCCACCATGATGGCGATCTATGCCGCGCTGACCGTGCGCGACCCGATGGCCAAGCGCGTCAAGTCGCTGAACGCTCGGCGCGAGGAACTGAAGCTCGGCCTGATGACCGAAGCGCAGGTCAAGCGCCGAACGCTGCGCCGCAAGACGGACATGACCGACAAGGTGCGCGACTATCTCGCCCGCTTCTCGATGCTGCAGGACAGCCAGATCAAGGAGATCGAGCAGAAGCTGATGCAGGCCGGCATCCGCCGCAAGGAACTGGCCTATGTCGTCGTCGCCGCGCGGCTGGTCCTACCGATCGTGTTCGGCCTGTTCGCGGCAATAATGGTCTACTGGACCGATACCTATCCCGACTGGGGCCCGATGAAGCGCCTCGCCGCCTTCGCGGCCAGCCTGGCAGCGGGCTATTACGGCCCGGGCATCTATCTGAAGAACATCGTCAACAAGCGCACCGACGCGATCCGCAAGGGGCTTCCCGATGCACTCGACCTGCTGGTCATCTGCGCCGAAGCGGGCCTGACCGTCGACTCCGCCTTCAACCGCGTCGCCCGCGAACTGGGCCGCGCCTATCCCGAGCTGGCCGACGAATTCGCGCTGACCTCGATCGAGATGTCCTTCCTGACCGAGCGCCGGATGGCGTTCGAAAACCTGGCCTATCGGGTCAATCTGGAAGCGATGAAGGGCGTGACCACGACCATGGTGCAGACCGAACGCTATGGCACGCCGCTCGCCTCGGCGCTGCGCGTGCTGTCGGCCGAATTCCGCAACGAACGCATGATGCGCGCCGAGGAAAAGGCCGCGCGCCTGCCCGCCATCATGACCGTGCCGCTGATCCTGTTCATCCTGCCGGTGCTGTTCATCGTGATCCTGGGCCCCGCGGCCTGCTCGATCTCGGACGCGATGCTCTAG
- a CDS encoding type II secretion system F family protein, with protein MQLAQIFIVVIGMMLVLGIAFFALYGSGSSRQQAKRLQQIRYRHSQSAEARVEAQLKKAISARKPRVRHAAGSDSKIAALALRLHRTGKNWTVANYFYVSGGLALAAAVAILIKTGAPLLALAGGAVLGMGLPHFIVGRQIKKRLAMFNARFPDGIDLLVRGLRSGLPVTETLAVVSTEIPGPVGEEFKAITDRVKVGKSLDDSLQETADRLDIPEFKFFCISLAIQRETGGNLAETLANLADVLRKRIQMRLKIRAMSSEAKASAYIVGALPFLVFTIVYILNPEYLGGFFVDERLMVAGMFGLCWISIGAFVMFKMVNFEI; from the coding sequence ATGCAGTTAGCGCAGATTTTCATTGTCGTCATCGGCATGATGCTGGTGTTGGGCATCGCCTTTTTCGCCCTCTACGGTTCGGGATCCTCGCGCCAGCAGGCCAAGCGCCTGCAGCAGATCCGCTACCGCCACTCGCAAAGCGCCGAAGCGCGGGTCGAGGCGCAGCTGAAGAAGGCAATCTCGGCGCGCAAGCCGCGCGTGCGCCATGCGGCAGGTTCCGATTCCAAGATCGCGGCGCTGGCACTGCGCCTGCATCGCACCGGCAAGAACTGGACGGTCGCGAACTATTTCTACGTGTCGGGCGGCCTCGCGCTGGCCGCCGCGGTGGCAATCCTGATCAAGACCGGCGCCCCGCTGCTGGCGCTCGCGGGAGGAGCGGTGCTCGGCATGGGGCTGCCGCATTTCATCGTCGGCCGCCAGATCAAGAAGCGCCTCGCCATGTTCAATGCGCGCTTTCCCGATGGGATCGACCTGCTGGTCCGCGGCCTGCGCTCGGGCCTTCCGGTTACCGAGACGCTGGCGGTGGTCTCGACCGAGATCCCCGGCCCGGTGGGCGAGGAATTCAAGGCGATCACCGACCGCGTGAAGGTCGGCAAGTCGCTCGACGATTCGCTGCAGGAAACGGCCGACCGGCTGGACATTCCCGAATTCAAGTTCTTCTGCATCTCGCTCGCCATCCAGCGCGAGACGGGCGGCAATTTGGCGGAAACGCTCGCCAACCTGGCCGACGTGCTGCGCAAGCGCATCCAGATGCGCCTGAAGATCCGCGCGATGAGCTCGGAAGCCAAGGCATCGGCCTATATCGTCGGCGCCCTGCCCTTCCTGGTGTTCACGATCGTCTACATCCTCAATCCCGAATATCTCGGCGGCTTCTTCGTCGACGAACGCCTGATGGTCGCCGGCATGTTCGGACTGTGCTGGATCAGCATCGGCGCCTTCGTCATGTTCAAGATGGTCAATTTCGAGATCTGA
- a CDS encoding AAA family ATPase, with protein MNQMSSGMSERDAFAAFVSDEATMEVVRTTVSNLAMPHEKCNMGGLRNAVQTLSVSASPQILLVDLSECGDPLSDINALAEVCEPGTVVIAVGQINDVRLYRDLTASGLQDYLLKPLSEEALRDSLLQAQSVLSAPRHNPDAAAARNHVITAVVGTRGGVGASTIATSLAWLFSAEHKLPTALLDLDVHFGTGALTMDLEPGRGLSDAIENPSRIDGLFIERAMVRANDNLSVLSSEAPIHSPLMTDGSAFVQLEEEFRQAFDMTVVDLPRNMLINFPHVLADADVFVLATELTLSGARDAIRILSWVATNASHMKPIVVANKITSGAGEISKSDFEASIERKIDYLMPMDIKTATQAAKVGQVFVEANRASKASAVLRDLGRSIMAVNGDDAAPIGGNAGGGSLMEKFGLGSMKAKTRQKA; from the coding sequence ATGAACCAGATGTCATCCGGAATGAGCGAGCGCGATGCGTTTGCCGCCTTCGTCAGCGACGAAGCCACCATGGAAGTGGTCCGCACCACCGTCTCGAACCTCGCCATGCCGCATGAGAAGTGCAACATGGGCGGGCTTCGCAACGCGGTGCAGACGCTTTCGGTCTCGGCCAGCCCGCAGATCCTGCTGGTCGACCTGTCCGAATGCGGCGACCCGCTGTCCGACATCAACGCCCTGGCCGAGGTTTGCGAACCCGGCACGGTGGTGATCGCGGTCGGCCAGATCAACGACGTGCGCCTTTACCGCGACCTCACCGCCAGCGGGCTGCAGGACTATCTGCTCAAGCCGCTGAGCGAGGAGGCCTTGCGCGATTCGCTGCTGCAGGCCCAAAGCGTGCTCAGCGCGCCGCGGCACAATCCCGATGCGGCGGCCGCGCGCAATCATGTCATCACCGCAGTGGTCGGCACGCGCGGCGGCGTCGGCGCCTCGACCATCGCGACCTCGCTCGCCTGGCTGTTCAGCGCCGAGCACAAGCTGCCGACGGCGCTGCTCGACCTCGACGTGCATTTCGGCACCGGCGCGCTTACGATGGACCTCGAACCGGGACGCGGCCTGTCCGACGCGATCGAGAACCCCTCGCGCATCGACGGGCTGTTCATCGAACGCGCGATGGTGCGAGCGAACGACAATCTGTCAGTCCTGTCTTCCGAAGCGCCGATCCATTCGCCGCTGATGACCGACGGCAGCGCCTTCGTGCAGCTTGAGGAAGAGTTCCGGCAGGCCTTCGACATGACAGTCGTCGACCTGCCGCGCAACATGCTGATCAACTTTCCGCACGTGCTGGCCGACGCCGATGTCTTCGTGCTGGCGACCGAGCTGACACTGTCGGGCGCGCGCGATGCGATCCGCATCCTGTCATGGGTCGCGACCAATGCCTCGCACATGAAGCCGATCGTGGTCGCCAACAAGATCACCAGCGGCGCGGGCGAAATCAGCAAGTCCGATTTCGAAGCCTCGATCGAGCGCAAGATCGATTATTTGATGCCGATGGACATCAAGACCGCGACCCAGGCCGCCAAGGTCGGGCAGGTCTTCGTCGAGGCAAACCGCGCCAGCAAGGCATCCGCCGTGCTGCGCGATCTTGGCCGCAGTATCATGGCGGTCAACGGCGACGATGCGGCACCCATTGGGGGCAATGCCGGCGGCGGATCCCTGATGGAGAAGTTCGGCCTTGGCTCGATGAAGGCCAAGACCAGGCAGAAGGCCTGA
- a CDS encoding CpaD family pilus assembly protein gives MIKTITARKAASAALLLGAAAGLAGCVGGVSSNRTLYSEHQPVVSRTNYVFDVMTSASGVPIGEQSRLAGWWEAMDISYGDKVSVDTANIGPAARADLMALADRQGIILAESPPVTEGQTGPGVARVVVTRSIAAVENCPMWTDKTDFNPNNATSDGYGCAVNANLAAMVANPEDLLTGQKGTGETVVMSSTKAIDSYRQQAPTGEGGLPTISTQQGGGGGS, from the coding sequence ATGATCAAGACCATCACTGCGCGAAAGGCGGCCAGCGCCGCGCTTCTGCTCGGCGCCGCGGCTGGCCTGGCAGGCTGCGTCGGCGGCGTGTCTTCCAATCGCACGCTTTACTCCGAACACCAGCCGGTCGTGTCGCGCACGAATTATGTGTTCGACGTGATGACCAGCGCATCCGGGGTTCCGATCGGCGAACAGAGCCGGCTGGCCGGCTGGTGGGAAGCCATGGACATTTCCTATGGCGACAAGGTTTCGGTCGATACCGCCAATATCGGCCCCGCCGCGCGCGCGGACCTGATGGCGCTGGCCGACCGGCAGGGCATCATCCTTGCCGAATCCCCGCCCGTCACCGAAGGCCAGACCGGCCCCGGCGTAGCCCGCGTGGTCGTCACGCGCAGCATCGCCGCGGTCGAGAACTGCCCGATGTGGACCGACAAGACCGACTTCAATCCGAACAACGCCACCAGCGACGGCTATGGCTGCGCGGTCAACGCCAATCTCGCCGCGATGGTTGCCAATCCCGAGGACCTGCTGACCGGCCAGAAGGGCACCGGCGAAACCGTGGTGATGAGCTCGACGAAGGCCATCGACAGCTATCGCCAACAGGCGCCCACCGGCGAAGGCGGCCTGCCCACGATATCAACCCAGCAGGGCGGCGGCGGCGGCAGCTAA
- a CDS encoding type II and III secretion system protein family protein codes for MKRRLLSGLALAATALAPIGLPGTATIAAAQTMPAPSDQILLSIGRGQLVNVGGRMADIFIADDSVADVQVKSTNQIYLFGKSGGETTVYASDAAGAIIWSANIRVGTNIDSIDQMLGLAMPEAKISTATMNNTVLLTGTVAAPEDAAEAERLVSAFVGDGTNVISRLKLATPLQVNLQVRFAEVSRTLVRAIGVNLASLDSTGGFKFGVTQGRGGFVNPYGPGAPLGTGFNKLGGDIDASLVTGSGGGSTIAGFGRFLGLDLAGALDLGEQDGLVTTLAQPNLTALSGETAEFLAGGEFPIPMSQGLGTVAIEYKKYGVSLAYTPTVLANGRISIRVRPEVSELSSAGSVTLEGFEVPALTTRRAETTVELGSGQSFMIGGLLSNYSNQTIDKTPGAGDLPILGNLFRSTSFRRGETELVIVVTPYLVKPVDAKDIALPTDGYKNPTVLGQLLGMQFDGETGGERRPMPRASEAAPTGPVVGMNDVPQQSAPVRSADAGDAKPGFNF; via the coding sequence ATGAAACGCCGCCTGCTTTCGGGCCTCGCGCTCGCTGCCACAGCCCTGGCGCCGATCGGCCTGCCGGGCACCGCGACCATCGCCGCTGCGCAGACGATGCCGGCGCCCTCCGACCAGATCCTGCTGTCGATCGGGCGCGGCCAGCTGGTGAACGTGGGCGGCCGCATGGCCGACATCTTCATCGCCGACGACAGCGTCGCCGACGTGCAGGTGAAGTCGACCAACCAGATCTACCTGTTCGGCAAGTCGGGCGGCGAGACGACGGTCTATGCCAGCGACGCGGCGGGCGCGATCATCTGGTCGGCCAATATCCGCGTGGGCACCAACATCGACAGCATCGACCAGATGCTCGGTCTCGCCATGCCAGAGGCGAAAATCTCGACCGCGACCATGAACAACACGGTGCTGCTGACCGGCACCGTCGCCGCGCCCGAAGACGCGGCAGAGGCCGAGCGCCTCGTCTCCGCCTTCGTGGGCGACGGGACGAACGTGATCAGCCGCCTGAAGCTGGCTACCCCGCTGCAGGTGAATCTGCAGGTGCGCTTCGCCGAAGTCAGCCGCACGCTGGTCCGCGCCATCGGCGTGAACCTGGCGTCACTCGACTCCACCGGTGGCTTCAAGTTCGGCGTCACACAAGGCCGTGGGGGCTTTGTGAACCCCTATGGACCTGGCGCACCTCTGGGAACTGGATTCAACAAGCTTGGCGGCGACATCGACGCCAGCCTCGTCACCGGCAGTGGCGGCGGCAGCACGATTGCCGGCTTCGGCAGGTTCCTAGGCCTCGACCTTGCAGGCGCACTCGACCTTGGTGAGCAGGACGGCCTCGTCACCACGCTGGCGCAGCCGAACCTTACCGCGCTGTCGGGCGAAACGGCCGAGTTCCTGGCGGGCGGCGAATTCCCGATCCCGATGAGCCAGGGCTTGGGCACCGTCGCCATCGAATACAAGAAATACGGCGTCAGCCTGGCCTATACGCCCACGGTGCTGGCCAATGGCCGCATCTCGATCCGCGTCCGTCCGGAGGTTTCGGAACTCTCGAGCGCGGGTTCGGTCACGCTGGAAGGCTTCGAGGTCCCCGCCCTCACCACCCGCCGCGCGGAAACGACGGTTGAACTGGGTTCGGGCCAGAGCTTCATGATCGGCGGCCTGCTGTCGAACTATTCGAACCAGACCATCGACAAGACGCCGGGCGCCGGCGACCTGCCGATCCTGGGCAATCTGTTCCGCTCCACCAGCTTCCGCCGCGGCGAGACCGAGCTGGTGATCGTGGTCACGCCCTATCTGGTCAAGCCGGTGGACGCCAAGGACATCGCGCTGCCCACCGATGGCTACAAGAACCCCACGGTCCTGGGCCAGCTGCTGGGCATGCAGTTCGATGGCGAAACCGGCGGCGAACGCCGTCCGATGCCCCGCGCCAGCGAGGCGGCCCCGACCGGTCCGGTCGTCGGTATGAACGATGTTCCGCAGCAATCCGCCCCGGTTCGCAGCGCCGATGCCGGCGACGCCAAGCCCGGCTTCAACTTCTGA
- the cpaB gene encoding Flp pilus assembly protein CpaB: MDKKKLILLAFALVVAVGTALMARSMFAGGTAPQAEAAVAEPEGPRVLVAQRALPVGTIITADALQFKMWPKEMVQDVYFVEGQADMQKLLGTVARFPVTAGQPLTKGTLVQPGDRGFLAAALGPGMRAVTVTVSEKTGVAGFVFPGDRVDLLLTQAIGGGRDEPGFNATETVLRNLRVLATDQSTETEQVEGKTVVKSFRTVTLEATPRIAEKIYVAQEVGTLSLALRSIADNRAELDRAIASGEVVVPDGATPEEEEEILQLAMNRPQEGRTTFQTGGDVSRFQSRYMPSQSRGADPAPVASGTAPAAAAVRPSGPTVRVSRGNNTVIVPAGK, from the coding sequence ATGGACAAGAAGAAGCTGATCCTGCTGGCATTCGCGCTGGTCGTCGCGGTGGGGACCGCGCTGATGGCACGCAGCATGTTCGCCGGGGGCACCGCCCCCCAGGCAGAGGCCGCAGTGGCCGAGCCCGAAGGCCCGCGCGTGCTGGTCGCCCAGCGTGCGCTGCCCGTCGGAACGATCATCACCGCCGATGCGCTGCAGTTCAAGATGTGGCCCAAGGAGATGGTGCAGGACGTCTACTTCGTCGAGGGCCAGGCTGACATGCAGAAGCTGCTCGGTACCGTCGCGCGCTTCCCCGTCACCGCCGGCCAGCCGCTTACCAAGGGCACGCTGGTCCAGCCGGGCGACCGCGGCTTCCTGGCCGCTGCGCTGGGGCCGGGCATGCGCGCCGTGACGGTCACCGTGTCGGAAAAGACCGGCGTGGCGGGCTTCGTGTTCCCGGGCGACCGCGTCGACCTGCTGCTGACGCAGGCCATCGGCGGCGGCCGCGACGAACCCGGCTTCAACGCGACGGAAACCGTGCTGCGCAACCTGCGCGTCTTGGCCACCGACCAGTCGACCGAGACCGAGCAGGTCGAGGGCAAGACCGTGGTGAAGAGCTTCCGCACCGTGACGCTGGAAGCCACGCCGCGCATCGCCGAAAAGATCTATGTCGCCCAGGAAGTCGGCACGCTTTCGCTGGCCCTGCGCTCGATCGCCGACAACCGCGCCGAACTCGACCGCGCCATCGCCTCGGGCGAGGTGGTCGTGCCCGATGGCGCCACGCCCGAAGAGGAAGAGGAAATCCTGCAGCTGGCGATGAACCGCCCACAGGAAGGCCGAACCACCTTCCAGACCGGCGGCGACGTCTCGCGCTTCCAGTCGCGCTACATGCCCAGCCAGAGCCGGGGCGCGGATCCCGCGCCGGTCGCCAGCGGCACGGCACCTGCTGCTGCCGCCGTCCGGCCCAGCGGACCGACCGTCCGCGTCAGCCGCGGCAACAACACCGTCATCGTGCCGGCCGGGAAGTGA
- a CDS encoding prepilin peptidase produces the protein MNTQLIAYGLLAALAIAVLYAGITDLRRRKITNRLTGTIAIAAPLFWWASGLSPWPGIAVQLALAAGWFAFGALLFEIRQMGGGDVKLFTALALWLEPSLFMMVVLLTMAVNGIATLIVLRGVRRARREGRTVEARATPYGVSAALAMLVMFAVRYGPDIETVLSGSSANFA, from the coding sequence ATGAACACGCAACTCATCGCTTACGGACTGCTTGCCGCCTTGGCAATCGCGGTGCTGTACGCAGGCATCACCGACCTGCGCCGCCGGAAGATCACCAATCGGCTGACCGGTACGATCGCCATCGCCGCTCCGCTGTTCTGGTGGGCGAGCGGGCTCTCGCCATGGCCGGGAATCGCGGTCCAGCTGGCGCTGGCGGCGGGCTGGTTCGCGTTCGGTGCCCTGCTTTTCGAGATCCGCCAGATGGGCGGCGGCGACGTGAAGCTGTTCACCGCGCTCGCGCTGTGGCTCGAACCTTCGCTGTTCATGATGGTGGTGCTGCTGACCATGGCGGTCAACGGCATCGCGACCCTGATCGTGCTGCGCGGCGTACGCCGTGCCCGGCGCGAGGGGCGGACCGTGGAGGCGCGCGCCACGCCCTATGGCGTGTCGGCCGCGCTGGCGATGCTGGTGATGTTCGCGGTCCGCTACGGCCCGGACATCGAGACGGTACTTTCGGGAAGTTCTGCGAATTTTGCGTGA